The Callithrix jacchus isolate 240 chromosome 7, calJac240_pri, whole genome shotgun sequence DNA window ggagattgaggctgcagtgagctatgattgcaacactgcactccagcctaggtgacagagcaagattgtctcaaaaataataattaaaaataaaaaacggctaggcgcggtggctcatgcctgtaatcccagcactttaggaggctgaggtgggcggatcacgaggtcaagagatcaagaccatcctggccaacatggtaaaaccccgtctctactaaaaaaaatacaaaaattagctgggcatggtggcatgtgcctgtagtcccagctactcgggactactgaggcagaagaattgcttgaacccaggaggcggaggttgcagtaagctgagattgtgccactgcactcccccctggtgcctggcaacagggcgagactctgtctcaaaaaataaaaataaaataataattaatttaaaataattgagtaGCTcgctcttttcctctttccttttcaaaaataGAATCCAAAAGCCATTCGGTAGGTCAAAGCAAGACCTGTGGggatttagggaggccaagggtggTCAGAGCTGAATATCAGAACCCAAACAAGCTAAAAAGGACATCCATGTGGGAGGGCACCTAGATCTTGATTTCTAAATATCATTCTCCATTAAAAGAAACCAGAGCTTTCTAGAGAATGGTTTATTTCAGTTTGGGGCTAGGCAAGTATAAGATCTTCTGTTAGAAATTAAGGAATACTCGGCCTTCGGACTTCTCTGGGGCCAGCAGCCGCCCGCCTAGGGGCCCGGGGCCACGGGCTCAGCCGACTACCATGGGCTCCGTGTCCAACCAACAGTTTGCAGGTGGCTGCGCCAAGGTAGCAGAAGAGGCGCCAGAGGAGGCGCCAGCGGATGCGGCCCGGGCGGCGGACGAGCCTCAGCTGCTGCACGGTGCAGGCATCTGTAAGTGGTTCAACGTGCGCATGGGGTTCGGCTTCCTGTCCATGACCGCCCGCGCCAGGGTCGCGCTCGACCCCCCAGTAAACGTCTTTGTGCACCAGAGTAAGCTGCACATGGAGGGCTTCCGGAGCTTGAAGGAAGGTGAGGCCGTGGAGTTCACCTTTAAGAAGTCAGCCAAGGGTCTGGAATCCATCGGTGTCACTGGACCTGGTTGGGTGTTCTGTATTGGGAGTGAGAGGCGGCCAAAGGGGAAGAACATGCAGAAACGCAGATCAGGAGACAGGTGCTACAACTGTGGAGGTCTAGACCAACATGCCGAGGAATGCAAGCTGCCACCCCAGCCCAAGAAGTGCCACTGCTGCCAGAGCATCAGCCATATGGTAGCCTCATGTCCACTGAAGGCCCAGCAGGCCCCTAGCGCACAGGGAAAGCCAACATACTTttgggaggaagaagaagaaatctaCAGCCCTGCCCTGCTCCCGGAGGCCCAGAATTGAGCCCCAGTGGGTGAGGGGCTATTCTTTTGCTATCAGGAAGTTTCGAGGAGCAGGCAGAGTGGAGAAAGTGGGAATAGGGTGCATTGGGGCTAGTTGGCACTGCCATATATCTCAGGCTGGGGTTCACACCATCACCCTTTCTTCCCTCTAGGTCAGGGGAAAGGATGAGTCAAAGGAACTCCATCCATGCTCTGTCCAAACGCAAGTGAGGGTTCTGGGGGTGACCAGGAGGAGGGAATCACCCTACAACCTGCACGCTTTATCTGAGGCTCCATCCCCAGAATTTCCAGCTTTTGAAAGTGGCCTGGATAGGGAAGtggttttccttttaaagaagaaGGTATAATAATAATTCCCATGCCAGAGTGAAATGATTAAGTGTAAGACCAGATTCATGGAGCCAAGCCACTACATTCTGTGGAAGCGAATCTCTCAGGAataaggcagttttttttttcccacatctTATATCCTCATACCCATTTTTGGGATAGGGT harbors:
- the LOC118143095 gene encoding protein lin-28 homolog A; this encodes MGSVSNQQFAGGCAKVAEEAPEEAPADAARAADEPQLLHGAGICKWFNVRMGFGFLSMTARARVALDPPVNVFVHQSKLHMEGFRSLKEGEAVEFTFKKSAKGLESIGVTGPGWVFCIGSERRPKGKNMQKRRSGDRCYNCGGLDQHAEECKLPPQPKKCHCCQSISHMVASCPLKAQQAPSAQGKPTYFWEEEEEIYSPALLPEAQN